The nucleotide sequence ATACAATAACCAGTTCGAAGAAGCCACGCTTTTTCATAATAGAAGAAGAAGGACGGCTTGATTTTTTGTCATATCCTTCTTCTACTTCTAATCACAAACTCCCTAACATTGAGGTCCAAATGATAAAATGGATTCCTCAGACAGCAGAGAGGTTCTTTAGTTGTTGTAGCCTACCCCGCAATCACTTGAACAAAACAAATCACATATTCAGCAAACACAATTAAGAAGCAAAAACTAATTGAAAAGCTTCAGCTACGAATATGAAATGAACGGCATTACACTCTTCAAGAAAATCAAATAATCAAAAGTGGCCTAGGTGAATGCTATGGTGGGCCTAGAGAGATTTGCTCCTAAGGCATGAAACAAATAACACTCCAAAAAATCAACTTGCAGGCGCTTCATCTGAGACTGCAAATATTTGTCAAAACTATCAGCTTTTCTAACCATAAACGTAGGCAACTTCGAAACCAAAAACACCTGCTCACGATAACCATCCTTTAGGGCTTTACCTAGAACCTTCTCGCTATCCCCGAGATGATACGGCCACGCAGTATCCACATAATTAATTCCTTTATCAATCCCGTAACGGATCAACTCCACAGACTTTTTGGTATCTGCCCGCAAACGATTAATCCTGAGAGAGGGCAACCTCATACAACCAAAACCCAGAACAGAAACATCCCAATCGAAACGACCTAGCTTACGAAACTTCAAAACAACATCCCCACACCAAAACAGCCACCAAAGATAGCAAAGTAATGCAATCCAACAGATTTTATGTTTACCCTTTTTTCGAAATAAACTCCT is from Candidatus Bathyarchaeum sp. and encodes:
- a CDS encoding aldo/keto reductase — protein: MKFRKLGRFDWDVSVLGFGCMRLPSLRINRLRADTKKSVELIRYGIDKGINYVDTAWPYHLGDSEKVLGKALKDGYREQVFLVSKLPTFMVRKADSFDKYLQSQMKRLQVDFLECYLFHALGANLSRPTIAFT